In Spiroplasma chinense, a single window of DNA contains:
- a CDS encoding ABC transporter permease produces MNKFYICAKYSAKSILFTKQFIISNIVAFAFFVLFNTISYAALRAKNYSSFSFAEIHTVNYCMLWAFFTVISAVFIYDFLGTQRNNGIKMMEIKSGLKPYQIYLAKVLVVLVFTFILILAYATLILIITTLFFLDNTRIIQIYTVNLYGLLYISLIVPSIAAVLTSFNLKKTVLITCSIIISVLGLSPTLVETFFSTMDETKEDGDGETIGTWSSDKVYYYYLNQKISKDKDFDVIFNEIKSLKENTDEVLATLFVEEDNLSKESKSYYAEVIKNLQEKNLFKFGEGLELINWINAFNKNWGSNKFEVDFREIKYDQTKLSSFQKILLNVDIEFNNEKYNLSSSFDLNSFNTTKNISNFSTSFINSLESNKKSWKKMSDVILNYFKNDFYMSNYYSVEPTIYNEIIPKYLKPDNTDHELMESIDINRQMSYEKLLYKAVLFRIIQQESIILGENKPTNRVSRKKQRIEMYLNPFLWFDVTRAFGTIKLDFETVVAAQSNGLFMTYQFYEVTYTKLENNKVELQDYNYVGPNRGIMYSIALLLPILIMVGAYFVYKTKMYK; encoded by the coding sequence ATGAATAAGTTTTATATATGTGCAAAGTATTCAGCTAAATCTATTTTATTTACTAAACAATTTATTATTTCAAACATTGTAGCGTTTGCTTTCTTTGTGTTATTTAACACAATTTCATATGCAGCTTTGAGAGCTAAAAATTATTCATCATTCAGCTTTGCTGAAATTCATACTGTAAACTACTGTATGTTATGAGCTTTTTTCACTGTAATTTCTGCTGTGTTTATTTATGATTTTCTAGGTACACAAAGAAATAATGGTATTAAAATGATGGAAATAAAAAGTGGGTTAAAACCATACCAAATTTATTTAGCTAAAGTTTTGGTTGTATTAGTATTCACTTTTATATTGATTTTAGCTTATGCAACTTTAATATTAATTATCACTACTTTATTTTTCTTGGATAATACAAGAATTATACAAATTTACACAGTAAATTTGTATGGGTTACTATATATTTCACTAATTGTACCTTCAATAGCAGCTGTTTTAACTTCATTTAATCTTAAAAAAACTGTTTTAATTACTTGTTCTATTATAATTTCAGTTCTTGGGTTAAGTCCTACATTGGTAGAAACATTTTTTTCAACTATGGATGAAACAAAAGAAGATGGAGACGGTGAAACAATTGGAACATGATCATCAGATAAAGTTTACTATTATTACTTGAATCAAAAAATTTCAAAAGACAAAGATTTTGATGTTATATTTAATGAAATTAAATCATTAAAAGAAAATACTGATGAAGTTTTAGCAACTTTATTTGTTGAGGAAGATAATTTGTCAAAGGAATCCAAATCATATTATGCAGAAGTAATTAAAAATCTACAAGAGAAAAACTTATTTAAATTTGGTGAAGGTTTAGAACTTATAAATTGAATAAATGCTTTTAATAAGAATTGAGGAAGTAACAAATTTGAAGTAGATTTTAGAGAAATTAAATATGACCAAACTAAATTATCAAGTTTTCAAAAAATATTATTAAATGTAGATATAGAATTTAATAATGAAAAATATAATTTAAGTAGTTCTTTTGATCTAAACAGTTTTAATACCACAAAAAATATTTCAAATTTCTCAACTTCATTTATAAATAGTTTAGAATCAAATAAAAAATCATGAAAAAAAATGAGTGATGTTATTTTGAATTACTTTAAAAATGATTTCTATATGAGTAACTATTATTCTGTTGAACCAACAATTTATAATGAGATTATTCCCAAATATTTAAAACCAGATAATACTGATCATGAACTTATGGAATCAATTGACATCAATAGACAAATGTCATATGAGAAATTATTGTATAAGGCTGTATTATTTCGCATAATTCAGCAAGAATCAATAATTTTAGGGGAGAACAAACCTACAAATAGAGTTTCTAGAAAAAAACAAAGAATTGAAATGTATCTAAACCCGTTCCTTTGATTTGATGTAACAAGAGCTTTTGGAACAATAAAACTTGACTTTGAAACTGTTGTTGCAGCACAATCTAATGGTTTGTTTATGACTTATCAGTTTTATGAAGTAACTTATACTAAACTTGAGAACAACAAAGTAGAATTACAAGATTATAATTATGTAGGCCCAAATAGAGGTATTATGTATTCAATAGCCTTATTATTACCCATTCTAATCATGGTGGGTGCCTATTTTGTTTATAAAACAAAAATGTATAAATAG
- a CDS encoding ABC transporter ATP-binding protein, producing the protein MIEIKDLSKVFKNGAGIKNINLSINPGEICAILGPNGAGKSTLLKTIFKEYIPNFGEITFNNQTDNYLNNFSFFTDQSLFPKGVAIEFFCRYTAELVGVKPNEAKKRTKYLLDKLELSKYAKKTFASLSAGMQKKAMLAASLINEPECIFLDEPTANLDIESRRAMINLLQQMKNEGKTIVITSHIIDELQNIVDHAVVLKEGKIVYDKKFDNKKEKLEDIYFMHTDSKKAEDKFGNLTNFGEEVK; encoded by the coding sequence ATGATAGAAATCAAAGACTTATCAAAGGTTTTCAAAAATGGAGCAGGTATCAAAAATATTAACCTATCAATTAATCCAGGTGAAATTTGTGCCATTTTAGGGCCAAATGGAGCAGGGAAATCCACATTATTAAAAACAATATTTAAAGAATATATACCTAATTTTGGGGAAATAACTTTTAATAATCAAACTGATAATTATTTAAATAATTTTAGTTTTTTTACTGACCAAAGTTTATTCCCAAAAGGTGTTGCAATTGAATTCTTTTGTAGATATACTGCAGAATTGGTTGGTGTTAAACCAAATGAAGCTAAAAAGAGAACAAAGTATTTACTTGATAAATTAGAATTAAGCAAGTATGCAAAAAAAACTTTTGCATCTCTTTCTGCTGGAATGCAAAAAAAAGCAATGCTAGCAGCTTCATTAATAAATGAACCTGAATGTATTTTTTTAGATGAACCAACAGCTAATCTAGATATAGAGTCTAGAAGAGCTATGATTAATTTATTACAACAAATGAAAAATGAAGGAAAAACAATTGTAATAACAAGTCATATAATTGATGAGTTACAAAACATTGTAGATCATGCTGTTGTTTTAAAAGAGGGCAAAATTGTTTATGATAAAAAATTTGATAATAAAAAAGAAAAACTAGAAGATATATACTTTATGCACACTGACTCTAAAAAAGCAGAAGATAAGTTTGGTAATTTAACTAATTTTGGAGAGGAAGTAAAATAA
- a CDS encoding Vmc-like lipoprotein signal peptide domain-containing protein, which yields MKKLLSMLAITGMVTSVGSTVVACNSTPSTGSGNGEEQQVDQSKALDLASLPKDWDFLEPGITITNLQKEVAKYLSQDVDNDINYTDGTYYIKVYENNSKDAMLSKDIIRAGQSYKIESFKANKYFKGSYQFEFEKVSLNEVYLGDTANEWAFVAATNFESAKDVIVSSLFKGAFTSDFKEISATNLDEKGNIQVGSEIKLVVDPNTSSYKDSEITIKMENKADAFYLFKQYASNLFTSNGADSFFNNLKWYSENQKRGPLVDIFTTETVKFDKLESNAFKPESEVTVNYAENNYFENQGNEKKTVKEIKELV from the coding sequence ATGAAAAAATTATTATCAATGTTAGCAATCACAGGAATGGTTACAAGTGTTGGTTCAACGGTTGTAGCTTGTAATTCAACTCCTTCAACAGGGAGTGGAAATGGAGAAGAACAACAAGTAGACCAAAGTAAAGCTTTGGATTTGGCAAGTCTACCAAAAGATTGAGATTTTCTAGAACCAGGAATTACAATTACAAATTTACAAAAAGAAGTAGCAAAATATTTATCACAAGATGTTGATAATGATATCAACTATACTGATGGTACTTATTATATAAAGGTGTATGAAAATAATAGTAAAGATGCAATGTTAAGTAAAGATATCATAAGAGCAGGTCAAAGCTATAAAATTGAATCATTCAAAGCAAATAAATATTTTAAAGGAAGTTATCAATTTGAGTTTGAAAAAGTAAGTCTTAACGAGGTTTATCTTGGAGATACAGCTAATGAATGAGCATTTGTAGCTGCAACAAACTTTGAGTCTGCAAAAGATGTAATAGTGTCTTCACTATTTAAAGGGGCATTTACATCTGATTTTAAAGAAATTAGTGCAACAAACCTGGATGAAAAAGGCAATATTCAAGTTGGTAGTGAAATTAAGCTTGTTGTTGATCCAAACACAAGTTCATATAAAGATAGTGAAATTACAATTAAAATGGAAAATAAAGCTGATGCTTTCTATTTATTTAAACAGTATGCAAGTAATTTATTCACATCTAACGGAGCGGATTCATTCTTTAATAATTTAAAATGATATAGTGAAAATCAAAAGAGAGGACCATTGGTAGATATTTTTACCACCGAAACTGTAAAATTTGATAAATTGGAAAGTAATGCATTCAAACCTGAATCCGAAGTTACTGTAAATTATGCTGAAAATAACTACTTTGAAAACCAAGGAAATGAAAAGAAAACAGTTAAAGAAATTAAAGAACTAGTTTAA
- a CDS encoding Cof-type HAD-IIB family hydrolase: MKLQHLDKKRLILIDLDGTALKANGEEIHQKTKEVLIKAREDGHHVCIITGRPHRASIRFYKELGLTTLLTNFDGAHIHDPLKRRFKRIVLPISEDIVQGIIHNPIIKDACQNILIENYNKAVVSKKDEFIEKFFHLDDVEDDDYFISNVYEAWEGPSTNVVLFLKDDKQKDEIFRQLEKFKNSIKIQSGNVYGNMSQEAVSMITLTNKIVNKGFVSDILAQYYNTDIRDVIAFGDQMNDYEMIKRVGYGVAMQNGSDDLKSVAAGITQLSNDEGGLGYYLEALLEGKEV, encoded by the coding sequence ATGAAATTACAACATTTAGATAAAAAAAGATTAATACTAATTGACTTGGATGGAACTGCTTTAAAAGCAAATGGTGAAGAAATTCACCAAAAAACAAAAGAAGTTTTGATTAAAGCAAGAGAAGATGGACATCATGTTTGTATAATCACAGGACGTCCACATAGAGCAAGTATTCGTTTTTACAAAGAATTAGGTTTAACTACTTTATTAACTAACTTTGATGGGGCACATATTCATGATCCATTAAAAAGACGTTTTAAAAGAATAGTTTTACCAATAAGCGAAGACATTGTTCAAGGTATTATTCATAATCCAATAATTAAAGATGCTTGTCAAAACATCTTAATTGAAAACTATAACAAAGCTGTTGTAAGTAAAAAAGATGAATTTATTGAGAAATTCTTTCATTTAGATGATGTTGAAGATGATGATTACTTTATCTCTAATGTCTATGAAGCTTGAGAAGGTCCATCTACTAACGTTGTTTTATTTTTGAAAGATGATAAACAAAAGGATGAAATTTTCAGACAACTTGAAAAATTCAAAAACTCAATTAAAATTCAATCAGGAAATGTATATGGAAACATGAGCCAAGAGGCAGTTTCTATGATTACTTTAACTAACAAAATCGTAAACAAAGGTTTTGTTTCTGATATTTTAGCTCAATACTATAACACAGATATTCGTGACGTAATTGCATTTGGAGATCAAATGAACGATTATGAAATGATTAAGAGAGTTGGTTATGGTGTAGCTATGCAAAATGGTAGTGATGACTTAAAAAGTGTTGCTGCAGGTATTACACAACTTTCTAACGATGAAGGTGGTCTTGGTTATTACTTAGAAGCCTTGCTTGAAGGAAAAGAAGTTTAA
- a CDS encoding ABC transporter ATP-binding protein, with protein sequence MIEIIQLSKVFKNGAGIKKIDLSIKEGQIFAILGPNGAGKSTLLKTIFKEYLPDEGKITFNGETEGFLKKFSFYTDQSLFPKGIGIGFFCRYTAELVGISASKAKERTKHLLKTLELEKYTKKTFASLSAGMQKKAMLAATLINEPECIFLDEPTANLDVESRRALLNLLKQLKDQGKTIIITSHIIDELQNIVDHVAIIKDGVFVYDKPFDKDKEQLENLYFNYIDSKGLEQKYGDLTNFEGEIN encoded by the coding sequence ATGATTGAAATAATACAATTGTCAAAGGTTTTTAAAAACGGAGCAGGAATTAAAAAAATAGACCTATCAATAAAAGAAGGTCAAATTTTTGCTATTCTTGGACCAAATGGAGCTGGAAAATCAACTCTCTTAAAAACCATATTCAAAGAGTACCTACCCGATGAAGGAAAAATAACTTTTAATGGTGAAACAGAAGGTTTTTTAAAAAAATTTAGTTTCTACACAGACCAAAGTTTATTTCCTAAGGGAATAGGTATCGGTTTTTTCTGCAGGTACACTGCAGAGTTGGTGGGGATAAGTGCTTCTAAGGCTAAAGAAAGAACGAAACATTTGTTAAAGACCTTAGAATTAGAAAAATATACTAAAAAAACATTTGCTTCATTATCTGCTGGAATGCAAAAAAAAGCTATGCTAGCTGCCACATTAATAAATGAGCCAGAGTGTATTTTTTTAGATGAACCCACTGCAAATCTAGATGTTGAATCTAGAAGAGCATTGCTAAATTTATTAAAACAGTTAAAAGACCAAGGAAAAACTATAATCATAACAAGTCATATAATAGATGAGTTACAAAATATAGTAGATCATGTTGCAATTATAAAAGACGGTGTTTTTGTCTATGATAAACCTTTTGATAAAGACAAAGAACAATTAGAAAATTTGTACTTTAATTATATAGATTCAAAAGGTTTAGAACAAAAATACGGTGATTTAACAAATTTTGAGGGGGAAATAAATTAA
- a CDS encoding peroxiredoxin, which produces MKLVDHLYFLDTGEKVHLSSLLGPRGMVLFFYPRANTPWCTEEVKEYTKRLNEFEELEFTVVGISDDTSEDQNEFACDFSLDFPLIADTEKDLVHKLDVWGKVNWPDGSITDGVRRCTFILNTDLEPVFDFQNVHPTHHIDDVLKTIKENPTKF; this is translated from the coding sequence ATGAAACTAGTTGACCACTTATATTTTTTAGATACAGGTGAAAAAGTTCACCTCTCATCATTATTGGGACCACGTGGAATGGTATTGTTTTTTTATCCAAGAGCAAATACTCCTTGATGTACTGAAGAAGTTAAAGAGTACACAAAGAGATTAAATGAATTTGAAGAACTTGAATTCACAGTTGTTGGAATCAGTGATGATACAAGTGAAGATCAAAATGAATTTGCATGTGATTTTTCACTAGATTTTCCTTTAATAGCAGATACTGAAAAAGACTTAGTACACAAACTTGATGTTTGAGGAAAAGTTAATTGACCCGACGGAAGCATAACTGACGGAGTTAGAAGATGTACTTTTATTTTAAACACTGACTTAGAACCTGTGTTTGATTTTCAAAATGTACATCCAACACATCACATTGATGATGTTTTGAAAACTATTAAGGAAAACCCAACTAAATTCTAA
- the pepF gene encoding oligoendopeptidase F: MKRTQAQNEYKWDFSHLYENTEQWKKDLEEFENIITKISDLKGKLGEEKNFQNYLDLDVEADFKMAKLNQYIHLYDINQTDSELQELDSLFTNVLQETGVKTSFVIPEVLKIGKEKIFSFINNKDYEQFKYRFESIFEKEKHILENHKEELLSKVDRSRVATAMLYDSLSYADKLESTVMVDGKEEVVDTTFFKNTLEDSRPLEDQNFRKEVWDKYFNNVTQRKYSFAKIYESIILKQVEDKKVRNYDSVLEQALFNDGVSVDIYKKLLEVGKKHIQPLKDYYLLIKKKNKLDNFYTTDRELKLVSEYNEKFDVETGIDTVKTALSELGPEYFKKLHIAFSDNRIDYFEDTNKVSGAYSSGGTGVEPIILMNWDDKLSSLSTLAHEVGHSVHTLFSEEEQKYPLSDYPIILAEVASTFNEHVLFDFLYSTTNDKNKKIYLLQQRIFDLISTFYRQIQFADFEYRAHKLVEDKEPLTSEILMELFREVENEYGYDVFDDKDREVYHWPYISHFFHSPFYVYKYAVDLVASFKLFDDFKSGDNLAIINFLKKGGSKKPLEILKECGVDFEKEDTYMPLINEIKRLNSELESLL, translated from the coding sequence ATGAAAAGAACACAAGCACAAAATGAATATAAATGGGATTTTTCCCACCTATATGAAAATACTGAGCAATGAAAGAAAGACCTTGAAGAATTTGAAAATATCATAACAAAAATTTCAGATTTAAAAGGAAAGCTAGGAGAAGAAAAAAACTTTCAAAATTACTTAGACCTAGATGTTGAAGCTGACTTTAAAATGGCAAAATTAAATCAGTACATACATCTTTATGATATAAACCAAACTGATAGTGAACTTCAAGAATTAGATTCACTATTTACAAATGTATTACAAGAAACTGGAGTTAAAACAAGTTTTGTAATTCCTGAAGTTTTAAAAATAGGTAAAGAAAAAATATTTTCTTTTATAAATAATAAAGATTATGAACAATTTAAATATAGATTTGAAAGTATTTTTGAGAAAGAAAAACATATACTTGAAAATCACAAAGAAGAGTTATTAAGCAAAGTTGATAGAAGTAGAGTTGCAACAGCTATGTTGTATGACAGTTTATCATATGCAGATAAACTAGAAAGTACAGTAATGGTTGATGGAAAAGAAGAAGTGGTTGACACAACTTTCTTTAAAAATACATTAGAAGATAGTCGACCACTTGAAGATCAAAACTTTAGAAAAGAAGTTTGAGATAAATATTTTAACAATGTAACTCAAAGAAAATATAGTTTTGCAAAAATATATGAATCAATTATTTTAAAACAAGTTGAAGACAAAAAAGTTAGAAACTATGATTCAGTACTTGAACAAGCATTATTTAATGATGGAGTTAGTGTTGATATCTATAAAAAATTATTAGAAGTTGGAAAGAAACATATTCAACCTTTAAAAGATTATTATTTATTAATTAAGAAAAAAAATAAACTAGATAATTTTTATACAACAGATAGAGAATTAAAGTTAGTTTCAGAATATAATGAAAAGTTTGATGTTGAAACTGGAATCGATACTGTAAAAACTGCTTTATCAGAACTTGGACCAGAGTATTTTAAAAAATTACACATAGCTTTTTCTGATAATAGAATTGATTACTTTGAAGATACCAATAAAGTAAGTGGAGCATATTCTTCTGGGGGAACTGGAGTAGAACCTATAATTTTAATGAACTGAGATGATAAACTTTCATCTCTAAGTACATTAGCTCATGAAGTTGGACACTCAGTACATACTTTATTTTCTGAAGAAGAACAAAAATATCCTTTAAGTGATTATCCAATTATCTTAGCTGAAGTTGCATCAACTTTTAATGAACATGTATTATTTGATTTCTTATACAGTACAACAAATGACAAAAATAAAAAAATCTATTTACTACAACAAAGAATTTTTGATTTAATATCAACATTTTACAGACAAATTCAATTTGCAGATTTTGAATATAGAGCACATAAACTTGTAGAAGATAAAGAACCATTAACAAGTGAAATTTTAATGGAATTATTTAGAGAAGTTGAAAATGAATATGGATATGACGTGTTTGATGATAAAGATAGAGAAGTGTATCATTGACCATACATTTCTCACTTTTTCCACTCACCATTTTATGTATATAAATATGCAGTTGATTTAGTTGCAAGTTTCAAATTATTTGATGACTTTAAAAGTGGAGATAATTTAGCAATTATAAATTTCTTAAAAAAAGGAGGTTCAAAAAAACCTCTTGAAATCCTAAAAGAATGTGGTGTTGACTTTGAAAAAGAAGACACTTACATGCCTTTAATAAATGAAATTAAAAGACTTAATAGCGAATTGGAAAGTTTGTTATAA
- a CDS encoding M17 family metallopeptidase, translating to MITSNKNTYELTLKACTKDSNVNSVVLKEAGVSTLVAEEKTIYLCVDAKADLEALKKLVEGFVANNKYDLNVDLNSFVEVFENKEEVFQVLTESFMFWSHQVFEMKKEVKKQKNYDLIFDAKFETIFKDSEIKMEFVNFARDLQDLPPNVGTSVEIAKRIEEKAKTVNGVKITIYDKKQIEDMKMGLLLGVNAGSYVDPRVVVLEYVGDPSAKRTALVGKGITFDSGGYNLKPANFLENMKFDMSGAAIVSSTVMALAKKGAKCNVVSVGLLTDNRIGGKATLTESVLTSMNGQTVEITNTDAEGRLVLADGITYAVRNEKAERVITVATLTGAIAVALGRWFTGTFASDNQFYSEFESAADSAQEPVWRQPMIADHLKAMQCSQVADLVNSEPGREAGSSTAAAFLNSFAEEKSYIHLDIAATADRNRRGRAPMTRTMFELLNK from the coding sequence ATGATTACAAGTAATAAAAATACTTATGAATTAACTTTGAAAGCTTGTACTAAAGATTCAAACGTTAACTCTGTTGTTTTAAAAGAAGCAGGAGTTTCAACTTTAGTAGCTGAAGAAAAAACAATCTACTTATGTGTAGATGCAAAAGCTGACTTAGAAGCTTTAAAAAAATTAGTTGAGGGATTCGTAGCAAATAATAAATATGATTTAAACGTAGACTTAAACTCATTTGTTGAAGTTTTTGAAAACAAAGAAGAAGTTTTCCAAGTTTTAACTGAAAGTTTTATGTTCTGATCACACCAAGTGTTCGAAATGAAAAAAGAAGTTAAAAAACAAAAAAATTATGACTTAATTTTTGATGCAAAATTTGAAACAATCTTCAAAGACTCAGAAATTAAAATGGAATTTGTAAACTTTGCAAGAGACTTACAAGACTTACCACCAAACGTTGGTACATCAGTTGAAATTGCAAAAAGAATTGAAGAAAAAGCAAAAACAGTAAATGGTGTAAAAATTACAATTTACGATAAAAAACAAATTGAAGACATGAAAATGGGATTACTTTTAGGAGTTAATGCTGGAAGTTATGTTGACCCAAGAGTTGTTGTTTTAGAATACGTTGGAGATCCAAGTGCTAAAAGAACTGCTTTAGTAGGAAAAGGAATTACTTTCGACTCAGGAGGATATAACTTAAAACCTGCTAACTTCTTAGAAAACATGAAATTTGATATGTCAGGAGCTGCAATTGTTTCTTCAACAGTTATGGCTTTAGCTAAAAAAGGTGCAAAATGTAATGTAGTTTCAGTTGGTCTATTAACTGATAACAGAATTGGTGGAAAAGCAACTTTAACAGAATCTGTTTTAACATCAATGAACGGACAAACAGTTGAAATTACAAACACTGATGCTGAAGGTAGATTAGTATTGGCTGATGGAATTACTTACGCTGTAAGAAATGAAAAAGCTGAAAGAGTTATTACTGTAGCTACTTTAACAGGAGCTATTGCTGTTGCATTAGGAAGATGATTTACTGGAACATTTGCTTCAGACAACCAATTCTACTCAGAATTTGAAAGTGCTGCAGATTCAGCACAAGAACCAGTTTGAAGACAACCAATGATAGCAGATCATTTAAAAGCAATGCAATGTTCACAAGTTGCAGATCTTGTTAACTCAGAACCAGGAAGAGAAGCTGGTTCATCAACTGCAGCTGCATTCTTAAATTCATTTGCAGAAGAAAAATCATACATTCACTTGGATATTGCAGCAACTGCTGACAGAAATAGACGTGGTAGAGCACCAATGACAAGAACAATGTTTGAATTATTAAATAAATAA
- a CDS encoding GIY-YIG nuclease family protein, translated as MNKDFEKQYKYIWKTKTSRDVKYKQTSSEYCTKFVTELEKTRQVYNVDTIKDLPEKISGVYLIYSFKKDKTLKFSYIGESINILQRWKTHIYNFKKENKESSKFRKKEKKLENLRFLVLSEIEDQNLRLKKETYYIYALRSKFTNTNTKLANRKMRCENGHGVKRTFLTYHKDKPYFEMYIYGTCRNKICDNKFLIN; from the coding sequence ATGAATAAAGATTTTGAAAAGCAATATAAATATATTTGAAAAACAAAAACAAGTAGAGATGTAAAATACAAACAAACGAGTAGTGAATATTGCACTAAATTTGTTACTGAACTTGAAAAAACAAGGCAAGTCTATAATGTTGACACCATTAAAGACTTGCCTGAAAAAATATCTGGAGTTTATTTAATATATTCTTTTAAAAAAGATAAAACCTTAAAATTTTCTTATATTGGTGAATCTATAAATATATTGCAAAGATGAAAAACTCATATTTATAATTTTAAAAAAGAAAATAAAGAGTCTTCAAAATTCAGAAAAAAAGAAAAGAAACTAGAAAACTTAAGATTTTTAGTTTTAAGTGAAATTGAAGACCAAAACTTAAGACTTAAAAAAGAAACTTATTATATTTATGCTTTAAGATCTAAGTTCACAAATACAAATACTAAATTAGCAAATAGAAAAATGAGATGTGAAAATGGTCATGGAGTTAAACGAACATTTTTAACTTACCATAAAGATAAACCATATTTTGAAATGTACATATATGGAACATGTAGAAATAAAATTTGTGATAATAAATTTTTAATTAATTAA
- a CDS encoding lipoprotein has product MKKILQLLGSFTIAASSSSLAVSCGEPKMGFATLPEVSNIFVGDNGKQVKYKIWDSYASTNYFLLMSEYEVYIKKDSKETKLTDDYIIKNGDVIHIKVLDTEFRRFADTEFQIFDTRADLSKLKLSFDEEIRYTDLKRMISDKIYDLNPRFFSESDFIVLVDGENSDRFNYMSGYIVDGAVIEVKASEDSRALTGSYKTTYTIKKLDISNINIKIKAFLDIERVRIAIKNELPNYYGNVSIIVYRGNDQVVFDSKYVSKPGDEFLIEAISGNTLYENKVKTTVMPGDLSEFKLSPTIMAGTKKQDVKAELLKSLNEQLKKADVDLILNDSDINIDLTNAPDYIKKTQALNKLIVKNENIETLELDVNITSFDDYNAFNIKIGSYKEVLDAANVQLKNEVPFLDIYKDFDVFREVSKNNQLVLEPLLPTDTLELADTLQLLGKRNSDYVDEGKALYLIAILDY; this is encoded by the coding sequence ATGAAAAAAATTTTACAATTATTAGGATCTTTTACAATTGCTGCAAGTTCATCTTCGTTAGCGGTTTCTTGTGGTGAACCAAAAATGGGTTTTGCCACACTTCCAGAAGTTTCAAATATTTTTGTTGGGGATAATGGTAAACAAGTTAAATATAAAATCTGAGATTCTTATGCTAGCACAAATTATTTCTTATTAATGAGTGAGTACGAAGTTTACATTAAAAAAGATTCTAAAGAAACTAAACTAACTGATGATTACATTATTAAGAATGGTGATGTAATTCATATTAAAGTATTAGATACAGAATTTAGAAGATTTGCAGATACTGAATTTCAAATTTTTGATACAAGAGCAGATCTTTCAAAACTTAAATTATCATTTGATGAAGAGATTAGATATACTGATTTAAAAAGAATGATATCTGACAAAATTTATGATTTAAATCCAAGGTTCTTCTCAGAAAGTGATTTTATAGTTTTAGTTGATGGAGAAAATTCAGACAGATTTAACTATATGTCTGGTTATATTGTTGATGGAGCTGTAATAGAAGTAAAAGCTTCTGAGGATTCAAGAGCACTAACAGGTAGTTATAAAACTACTTACACAATTAAAAAATTAGATATTTCAAATATCAATATTAAAATTAAAGCCTTTCTTGATATAGAAAGAGTTAGAATAGCTATCAAAAATGAACTACCAAATTACTACGGAAACGTTTCAATAATTGTTTACAGAGGTAATGATCAAGTTGTTTTTGATTCTAAATACGTTTCAAAACCAGGGGATGAGTTTTTAATAGAAGCAATTAGTGGAAATACTCTTTATGAAAATAAAGTTAAAACTACTGTGATGCCAGGAGATTTAAGTGAATTTAAATTAAGTCCAACAATTATGGCAGGAACTAAAAAACAAGATGTTAAGGCAGAACTTTTAAAAAGCTTAAATGAACAATTAAAAAAAGCTGATGTAGATTTAATTTTAAATGATTCTGATATCAATATTGATTTAACTAATGCTCCAGATTACATTAAAAAAACTCAAGCATTAAATAAATTAATTGTTAAAAATGAAAACATAGAAACATTAGAACTAGATGTTAACATTACATCTTTTGATGATTACAATGCTTTTAATATTAAAATTGGAAGTTACAAAGAAGTTTTAGATGCCGCAAATGTGCAATTAAAAAATGAAGTTCCATTTTTAGATATCTACAAAGACTTTGATGTTTTTAGAGAAGTGTCAAAAAACAATCAATTAGTTTTAGAACCTTTATTGCCAACAGATACACTTGAACTGGCAGATACTTTACAACTGTTAGGAAAAAGAAATTCAGATTATGTGGATGAAGGTAAAGCTCTTTATTTGATAGCAATTTTAGATTATTAA